gattttgtaaagttttattttttattgttttgttttaatcactgtcattcatttgcttaaataatacttaattttgtaatgaaacaaaaataatgaaatgaaacataaataattaacaaatacaaaaaaacaagcaagcacATCATAGAGGTGCTATTAATTCAAGAATACAGCTAGCATttgtaactgtatttataaactgcttaactatgtctattaatgtagatttAATCCTAATCAAATAATAAAGTAGTAAGTTAACCATTTGTTGATGCTTAATAATTTATAGTAtgcagtttttataaagtgttacccaacagTTTGAGATAACCTCAGCGAAAATATTCCTATAGTTTGTTTTCAATTATATTGGCCATCACTTCATATTGGCCAGGTAGATAGACATGCCTACACAATAAACATAGATATTAATGTGTAGACATAATACATGATAATAAGACTCTATATGGTCAAGGCCTGATTTATACTAGGCTAATGTGATAAAACAATGAGTAGAAGACGTTTTCACacttttacagaaaaatataggTAAATCTGAAACATCTCACACATCAacgtactttttaaaatgattagccgTTAAGTCAACACGCCATTAAATCTACAGTTTCATTAAACCATGGCCACGAATTGAGAACGgtgtaatatttaatacaattagacAATGTATTCCCAATTCGTGGGAATAATTGATTAATAGTTAGCAGCTCTCATTTTACCTGTGTAAACTTCTCCACACTCAATATTATTagattttcttctggaaaaaaaatcgTTGCATATCGTAACATAACTTTCCACAATTTTTGTCCGAGACCCTTGAAACTGGGGTAAATCGTGCGGGCTAATCGGgcatttttgcataaactttGCACAGTATAAAACAATAGCAGTACTAAATAAACACcttcttttacagtttaaaataaaacctaaaagaaAATCGGTACTCACATTATTCTTGCCATCCATGTCGTCCATCTTATTAGAGCGTCTATGATCTAATCCGGCAGGTGGCGATGTCACAAAAAACTAGGGTCCTAAAGATGCGGTCCTAAACGTACGGTCCTGAAAGTGCAGCCACTCCAGTTGTGCAGGATCACCCTTCTCAATCACTCAAACCTTCTTAAAACCGACAGCATGTTCACACCAAACACACCTGAGGGCGCTGTTCATGAGCCAGCGCCACTGCGCGCGCAGGAGAAAGCGCGCTCACGCTCagagcgctgtttatgaaaataaacgaCTTAAATCCTCCTTCAGACACATTTAGCTTCTATTTGTTAGTCAGATAAAGTTTTAATGTTCCCTCTGAGTGCAAACTGGACTAGATTATCGATAAAATGCGTTTACCTGTCAGCTCTGGGTGTGACGCGTGTGCATGTGCAGGAGCGCTCCTGTGAGTGAGGTCTGAGTATCCTACAACACCGAGAGTCTTCCCTTTTAAAACGGGTCTCAGAAACTACAGCACACTCGAATATACacctcgacatgcgaaagtgctCCTCTATCGATGTTGTTCACACTGTCCATCAGCATGTAATGTCGTCAGCGGTGTAAACGGTAGCGCCTCTGCATTCAGATGGTACTGGTAGCTTGAGCGAATTATGTTAGTTATTTGGTCCATCTCAGAGATAAAGTCAACTAAAAGAATGCTAAAgtgttaaataaaagtgaaagcaTCCAGCAAAAGACTGACCACCCTTCATATTCAATAAAGCCccgccgtttagagctcattacTGGTTAGAGATGTCAGAATTGATCTGTATTGTGGAGTGGGTGTGTGAATGGTGCTTTCTGTATATACTCCAGACCGTCCTCCCCTGTGAACAGCACAGACACCAACACACATCCCTgaccaaaataaaaacacttttattaaatGCACGACGGCTTTATACAGTTGATCTTCAAGAAACTCGCAGACATCACTTCAGCACACAAGCGCATCCCTCACCCAGCACTACAGATAACAGGAACACAGTCATGTTGCCCACTCACTGCAATAAAGTCCACTAAAAACAGCAGATCCAGTGGAAAGAGTGccattaaaatgtgtaaaatctcTTTATAAAACTGGCCTGAATGAAAATAAACGAACAGAAATGATGAGAGTAAAGGCAGCTAATGATAGAGATACTCAGCAGGTGCTGATGTGAGGTTATTTTAACACTGATTACAGCAGAACACTTCAGTCTAATCTCATCTGTCATCACGCTGGAGAGAAACACATCTCTGATTCCTCCTCCACAGGGTTAACACTGGACTTTATGAGATTATTAAGAGAAAAATAACAACATACAGAGATTGAATGCACCATGTTTCTGTCTTTATACCGGGCAGAAGACCCTCTGCTGTTTCATTCTCTAACTTTAGCACAAAACCAGTGACATCTGAGTCTGTGCTGACCATACTCCTCTCATTAGAGCGACGCTTCTGTTGTTATGTGCGTATGTCGCGCTGTCATTCACTTGCATTGATTTATAGCCATAAAACAGCCTCTTCATCATGCTGTGCGCTGGTATTGTCTCATCATATAAtgttaactgtaatataaacacatGCTTATAGCTCGAGTGGACTGTTGTTTACTGCTGTTTATCAGTGGTTTCCCACACAAACCAAACAGAGTCCTGCAGAAAACCATTCGCTCGCTGAATAAAGTCTTCCACACGCAGATTAAATGTGGATCTTGAAATGTAAGCGTGTACACAAGCGTGTCTCTGGCGTGTTCTCCATCAGCCGCTCTGACTGTCCTGGATATCGTCGACTGTCCGAGCCAGATCTCTGAACAGGGGCCGATCAGACGGCTCTGGGGCCCAGCACCGCTTCATCAGCGAGTGGatctgaaacaaacacacacacacacacacacacactttacattgTGTTTACTTGACAGGTTACGTTTTTCATGTgtgaaactagggctgcacgacatCAGGAAAACAGACATATGTAGTGTTTCTGCGATTCTGAATTAGCGATGAGCGATATCTGATCATTTGCGATATACTGGTGAAAATCCAGCCCATAATAAAAGAATTGTCTGATCAGTAATAATGATAATCGATCTGAGCAGTGATTTATTATTGCAGTGGTACAAGTGTGATGTTGAGCCTGTTTACCAATACCGACGTACTGACATTAACTCTGAATTCACCTCAGAACACCAGTCCAGTGCTTTAAATCACTATTTTTTTTGACCAGACATTGTTTAACATCACAGAATGAAGAAGTCGTGCTGTTTTAAGTGGTAATGGCTAGGGTCAATTAGCATTGCACTATAATGCTCATAAAATACCCAGAACAACTTGAGGAACACAAATAACCCAGATATAACCTCAAGCATTTACTCTCTTTATATGTGATGCATTTATCGGTTATATCTGCTTTATCCTCATGCATGGATAGCTGACTGTAGCTGACGTCTTCGGCagagcgaggcttcgtgaaaaacaaacagtcgaagcaaatgttgGCTTTGAAACCCGTCCCTACAGtgccacctagtggtcattttcaGGTGTTGTTCAGAAACCGCTTCCACAGAAACGTTTAAGCGAATTGAGGAACCCACGCTGTATCATCGAATCCTCAGATGATTCAGGGCAGTGATTGGTGTTCCTGACGGACATGAGAACATGTTCGGTTCAAATCCAGAGTGAGGGAACTACGGTCATGTTTAAGATTTGGGGTTTGTTATTGTAATGTGTGTTGTAACATCAGTCTGacatcttcttcttcttgttttatTGGTGGTTTGCTTTCTTAAGCAGAGCATTACCACCACAGTCCGACATCTAAATGAGCTAATATGTGTATTTCAGTCATGAATAATGAACATTAATAGGATTCAAACTCAGGACAGCTGCAGCGCAGTTGCACTGTGTGTCCACTAGGCTTTGTGTGATCGCTTTGTTTGTTCTTAACATGGTCAATCACACGCAGATTCAGCGTGTAGGGCATGACTTGAAACGCCCTGATCccttgaatcgctttagtcacatgacctgggtgttttgaaataTCTGTGCTTCGGGATCTTGACTGTTTTTAAAGGTCAGTTTTGTGTCAGTCATCATTAGCTAGCGGCGGGTCTGTACCTCTGCTGGACACCCCTCTGGAGCTGGCAGACGGTAGTTCCGTTTCAGCAGGTCGATGAGGTGATAGACGATCATCTGACCCTGTTTATCCTCACCCATCTGCTCCATGAACACCTGAACACAGCACAGCATCAGGAGTATTGATCATTACTGAACATACAGACAATACGTTACGACACTTACCGCTGGAGGACTGCAGCGCTTCTCACTGTAAGTGAAGAGTTCGTAGAGGACGACTCCGAAACTCCAGACGTCTGACGCCACGCTGAACTTGCTCTCCGTCAGAGACTCCGGCGCGTACCTTCATCACAAACAGACAAGAACCCACAGCTACTGAGCATTAACCCTTTCACACTGGATGCGGAGAGCgctgcgctatgaaacccatttaTATCAATGCAAACTATAAGTCTAGGTGATGATTAAAGCACACAAGCTGCAGAGAGAGAGTAAAAAACTCAATATTCAGCTCTGGATATCATGCACAAGTATAATTATACTCCTCTACGCAGGAACCATGCATGCTCACCGGAAAATCAACACTAGGAAGCAATAATCAGCTCAAATAATGTGCTGATGTGACATTGTGTACAGAGTGTACTTATTCCTGCTGTTAGCTATAGCTCACTCACTGCCAATAAAACTTGACTGTCTATAAGATGTGGGTATTTTAGTGGCCTGTGTGGACTTTCCatgtcatttaaattaaactatacttcatattatttataataattcttGTTCTTGGCCGAGTGCACTCAGAATTTATGGTTTCAGGCCAGTTTTAATGTGAGTGTCTGAATGCTCCTGTCTCCGCTTCAGCCGGACGCGTGTGTGAATGTTCTCACCAGAATATGGGGCTTTCTCCGGGCTCGCGCACCGTGTAATACTCCTTATCCTGAGGGAGCACTTTAGTCAGGCCGAAGTCTCCGATCTTCACCCGAAACTCACTCTCCACCAGGATGTTACGCGTGGCCAGATCCCGATGTACGTAACGCTTCTCCGCCAGGTAGTCCATgcccttaacacacacacacacacacacacacacacacacacacacacacacacacacacacacacacacacacacacgtaacacACTCCGCAGGATAGGGTTGTGCCATATTTAAATTGAAAATTGtcaataaacaaatgtaataattaattgATTGCACGGTGATTATGTAGATCTATATTCACAATTTAGCATAAATCAAcataatgaatttatttttctttgcatcGCAAATCCACAtgaaacttgactgttgcataaaaataataaataatataaatgtaattaataagttaattaaatatatattttaaatgtagatttttaaaatactaacaCAAAAACACTATTAGTGCTGCaactaatgattattttaataatcgattattCTGTCGATTATCTTTTCGATGAAtcagataaaaaaacaaacaagaagcaTTCATTTCAACCCTTTATTGAAAAAAGCTCATCGCTAAGctgttatgatgatgataataataatgataataataataaactagtgttgtcctgttttcaatccaaatatctaaatgtttttaaatcaaggTAAACACTAGACAGATGAAATGAAGTCTTGTTTTCTGGAAAACTGCTCAAAATGAAGTGATAGTTTAACCCAAGCTCAATTCTTCCCCAGTGAGGTCAGAGAAATACTGTTAATGAGAGCTCATCTCAGACAGAAGTTCAGCATCTTCATTTCCTCATGCCGTTTCTCTGCTCTCGTCTTGATGTAAGAtggtttagatatttggactggagaCCAGATGAAATGACTGAGTAAGAAAGCTTTATCTGCAGCTCTacatgacgatgatgatgataaatgaAGGATCTAGAAGAGGCGAGTGAATAAAGTCGTGTGTTTATTCTTCAGTGCAGAGGAACTCTCTCAGCGCTGCTTTACTGCTGTTATTAACTCCTTCACTGCTGACTTTAACACACTCTCTCTGTTTACCTGTGCATCATGTTTATCATGTGACGCTGCAGCCTCAACAGCGCTGTCTGACAGATGTAGCCCtttatttagtttgttctgtTTTAATTCTACATATTCACTCGTGTGCTCATCATGTCATCAGCACCTGATCTTCCAATTCACATGAACGTGTTCGTGATCGTGATCTATAACGTGAGCTGGACGTCGACATGTTTACTTGCGGCCGCACGtttgcctcattcataaaagcagaacaggCAGGATTCAGCATGTAAATTCACCAGTCTTCACCAGACTATcctgtgtgttttacaaactctaaatgtattgttttactagtatcTGTGTGTACTTACATGTCTTACTTCTTTCTCAGTGGGGTTAAGTTTGGATAACATGCACTTTTCCGACTGTCCTTTCCTGAAAGCTCTGCTCAGCGCGAGCTCTCCCGGCTAAACTCATATTGCGActgcttaaacggagcagtgctcgtAAAATCAAGCGAACAAagaaaagacagctgggaaacagaACCTGCTGTGAAACAGAACCTGCTGTGAAACAGAACCTGCTGTGAAACAGAACCTGCTGTGAAACAGAACCTGCTGTGAAACAGAACCTGCTGGGAAACAGAACCTGCTGTGAAACAGAACCTGCTGTGTCagtttgtaggaaacacagtttagatcctGTTAGGGTAAGAGGTATCAGAGTTATtaccatctgaatgtgtcaggaatacccaaaacaaaaccaactcaACCCTGCTGTCTTTCTCTGACTCAGCGCCAGAcacaagacaccagcaccagggacaaAACAGAACCATCCCTGTGTTTGAGGCGCTGAGCTCTATATCAGTGTGTGAGAGACGGagagagaccgtgttcactcTGCTCCGCGCTGAGCTATTAGCAATCCATTTTTATTGATCGATTCGCTGTTGCAGCCCTAAAAACTATATATAAGAATAAAAGATCAAGTCAGTCAGCATAACTCAcatatttaatacaataattcTGTATCATCACGCGCTTCTTACACCTGTGGTTTGGTATCAGTGAGACTGGCTCTGCTTTaataatgtttgtattgttttgtgtaatttatattgtgcaggggtgacacggtggctcagtggtgtcgcactgtggcctcacagcaagaaggtctctggtttgagtcccggctgggtcagttggtgtttgtgtgtggagtttgcatgttctcctcgtgttggtgtgggtttcctccgggtgctccggtttcccccacagtccaaacacatgcgctataggggaactgatcaactaaactggccatagtgtatgagtgtgtgtgtgaatgagtgtgtatgggtgtttcacagtgctgggttgcagctggaagggcatctactgtgtaaaatatatgctggaatagttggcagttcattccactgtggcgacccctgattaataaaggatgACATGATGAACTAAAATATAGTATATATCGCCCAACACCCtggtagagtgtgtgtgtgtgtgtgtgtgtgtgtgtgtgtgtgtgtgtgtgtgtgtgagcacctTGCAGATCTGCGAGGCGTACAGCAGGAGTTTGCTGTGGTCGAAGCGTTCTCTGTTCTTGCTCAGGTAATCGCGCAGGCTGCCGAACGGGAGGAACTCCATCACCAGCCGCAGGTTGTTGCGTCCTGCagggagagagagatagagagagagtggTGAGGTGTGGGCGCCTCTGCGGACCTGCGCTGCGGTCGGTCAGAACACACACTCACCTGCGCTGTAACACACGCCCTTATAGCGCACGATGTTCTCGTGCTGCAGCGACCGCAGGATCTCGATCTCGCGCTCGAAGTCGCGCAGGTGCTCCGCCGTGCTGTGCTGCAGCTTCTTCACCGCCACGACCTCACCGGTGTTATCCTGCAGCGGGTCGTAGCGGCACTTCTCCACACTGCCGAAATTCCCCTGCAGACGGAGCACACATGAGCTGATACTCCATAACGAGCATCTGATGTTCAATAGTTCAGCTCATCATGACAGAGACTGTGTTCACATGGACACCAGAGTCTGATGATTCCTGAATAAGACAATCATATGATGAAGGTGTTGACATGCGCTGCTGTTTAACACTCCTCTCAGGATCCTGTTTCACATCTTACAGCACATAATTACATTAATGTCATAGTGTCAGCacactatccacgtttcctccagagtttcaggtgtttcatttctAATTTGTcagctttaactgcagtttggcacattCCCTGCATGCCCCCTGAGCTGAACTCTGAGGTACTGTATGCGAGATACTGCTGGAACTGTGGAGTATGATGGCGCACACCGTATGGGAGAAAAAACCTCCGCAGGCATCTGAGTCCTGTAGGTGTAGAGAATAGGGTCAGACAGccgtgttgtgtgtgtgtctgtgtgtgtgtgtgtgtgtgtgtgtgtgtgtgtgtgtgtgtgtgtgtgtgtgtgtgtgtgtgtgtagactatcctgtcCCAAAATGACGGTAGTAGTGTGATTGCAATGTTTCCATGTCTGTGCTTCAGTAATGTGACTGAAACAGGAATCCTCCACATGTcttcatttctgttgagctccaTTATGACTTCAGTCAGATTAGGGTCATCAGAAATGGTAATCAGAGATGTAAACAggcgactcttaatcagagtattgtcttgatCATATTAAGATTGGATTATTGGTGTGCTAGTAAACATCCtcactgactacatttacacagacaccagtgatctaatgatttccTTTAATCTGAGTAGAGCTGCGCTCACACTGCGCTCACACTGCGCTTTTCTCCCCATACACTTCCACTCACacacacgtgaatgcgtcagactggaaacacaagggtcatgcgtcaagcttggtgaactctgacctgtgaaatcgcatcacttgactgcgtgagaccaatcgagcaccaaaacaggacctctctggaccgAAATATAAAgcatggagcgatcgctcgctttatttattgtctattaatcttgtttaatcccgccccttttcacagcgccgcacgacagacgTTCACATGATCAAACTCTAGTGTCCCGCAGCTTAACACAATAATATGAAGGTGTTTACAGGAGCTGCTGTCTGAATGCTCCTGTTTTGCATGTTATAGCATTATTAACGTACATCACCATTCAGCACGAGTTTCCTCCAGCGAACAGTTCATCATATCAGCAGCACATGTGAttctcatacctgtcaacattggaatgtgaaaataagggatacctcCCTACCCCACCCCTTAAGAAATTCCCAAAtgactaaggccctgtttacactcaTACGTTTTAGTTCTAAAACgcttaagttttgctacggttacgccagccgtccacactacgccggagtgtTCGAGCACTGAAAAATggagcgttttgaaaacgctgGAGAGGCCGTGTTCATTCTAAAGCGCTGCTGCTCCGTATCAGTGcagatgggggaaaacagagacatctgaacaCAGAGGccggctgcagacattcaccatctgattggggcttttccctcaatattcagtagtctacacacagttcagtcttcaTCCTCtgcttgtaagttcagacttcacaagtttaatatggaaaacaaactcccgaggacacatcaGTAAATCTCCAAAGGGATCAGTGTGCTTTATAACTGTATTTACATCATTCTGGATATGTACGCTGTTTCACGATCTTAatgataaaatgaaaacatataaGGAAcggcctattttcattttgatattaagaactcaacagacagcagaaatatggaggcgtcgtgtagctgcagaTTTATACGAGCCTCATCTtcactgtgtgcatatttataacaatacagagccgataacatcactgcctcctttcattctcaGTGAAGATAGGAAACACCCCATCTCTATTGCTGAATATCAGTATAAATAATCAATAACGGCCATTAGaacagtataacgtacagtaagtttatacaatagaggaaataaaggcaagcgatCAGTCAATTGAAGAGTGTACAcggttacattaatatattaactcatctctgcgctcagccaaaacacgtcaCCTGAGAACAACTGATCGATTCAGAAGACCAAAGTCTGGGAATATGTGGTCagagacaacaagatgagttcaagatcacgtttaacaaatacactgagattagatccagcaggAGATCCTTAATGAACAGTctgacgagcacagctctcatctggctagatatgctgcagcgcatgccagagtgtgtgtgtgagtgtgtgtgtgtgtgtgtgtgtgtgtgtgtgtggtcacgtgattgtGTTTACAGCGGTGTAATGttgacggagagttgttcagaaacgctgggtgtaacgctagtgtggacgctgATCGTTCTCATTCTGAAACGCTGCTGTAAAACTAAAAcactagtgtaaacagggcctaaatctgttcatct
The sequence above is drawn from the Danio aesculapii chromosome 21, fDanAes4.1, whole genome shotgun sequence genome and encodes:
- the jak2a gene encoding tyrosine-protein kinase JAK2a translates to MVSVFSLRQSFFESASMMSQLSHKHLLLNYGICVCTDEHIMVQEYVRFGSLDTYLKRNRNTINITWKLEVAKQLAWALHHLEEKSLIHGNVCARNVLVTREEDRKTGTPPFIKLSDPGISITVQPREILLERIPWVPPECVKDSRTLSLAADKWSFGTTLWEIYCGGEQPLAAYDTAKKLLFYEDKHQLPAPKWTELASVINSCMDYEPLHRPSFRALIRDLNSLYTPDYELLVESDTVPSRHRAPGLAGAFESQEPTQFQARHLIFLQLLGKGNFGSVEKCRYDPLQDNTGEVVAVKKLQHSTAEHLRDFEREIEILRSLQHENIVRYKGVCYSAGRNNLRLVMEFLPFGSLRDYLSKNRERFDHSKLLLYASQICKGMDYLAEKRYVHRDLATRNILVESEFRVKIGDFGLTKVLPQDKEYYTVREPGESPIFWYAPESLTESKFSVASDVWSFGVVLYELFTYSEKRCSPPAVFMEQMGEDKQGQMIVYHLIDLLKRNYRLPAPEGCPAEIHSLMKRCWAPEPSDRPLFRDLARTVDDIQDSQSG